In one window of Rhinoderma darwinii isolate aRhiDar2 chromosome 7, aRhiDar2.hap1, whole genome shotgun sequence DNA:
- the PLPP6 gene encoding polyisoprenoid diphosphate/phosphate phosphohydrolase PLPP6, giving the protein MPSPRVTRAANTANPNANGRFEFMSLLTTKTSVSEQTSVRLRTSDSPVHRKDSNSSSSQQQLPEEDCMKLNPSFLGIALRSLLAVDLWLSKTMGVCARDGSSWGSARPMMKLVEITGHGIPWIAGTMYCLYRSDSSAGREVILNLLFALLLDIVLVGIVKGIVKRRRPIQNRMDMFATFSVDKYSFPSGHATRAAMVSRFMLNHLVLAVPVRILVMLWAIVVSLSRVMLGRHNVTDVLFGFFMGHMQYGLVEYLWLSPNTLPALFKI; this is encoded by the exons ATGCCAAGTCCAAGAGTCACCAGAGCAGCCAATACTGCTAATCCTAATGCCAATGGAAGATTCGAGTTTATGTCCCTACTGACTACTAAGACGAGTGTATCTGAGCAAACGTCGGTGCGACTTCGGACATCGGACAGTCCAGTTCACCGCAAGGACTCCAACTCTTCTTCATCTCAGCAGCAGCTTCCAGAAGAAGACTGCATGAAATTAAATCCATCTTTTCTTGGGATTGCGCTAAGGTCATTATTGGCTGTAGACTTATGGTTATCCAAAACGATGGGAGTTTGTGCAAGGGATGGGTCTTCGTGGGGCAGCGCCCGTCCTATGATGAAGTTGGTGGAGATTACTGGGCATGGCATACCTTGGATTGCTGGTACAATGTATTGCTTGTACAGAAGTGACAGCTCAGCTGGCCGGGAGGTCATACTTAACCTGCTCTTTG CGCTACTATTGGATATCGTACTTGTGGGAATTGTGAAAGGAATAGTGAAGCGTCGGAGACCTATACAGAACCGCATGGACATGTTTGCTACGTTTTCTGTGGACAAGTATTCCTTCCCGTCAGGTCATGCTACGCGAGCAGCAATGGTTTCTCGTTTTATGCTTAATCACCTGGTCCTCGCTGTGCCGGTTAGGATCCTTGTCATGCTTTGGGCTATTGTGGTTAGTTTGTCCAGAGTCATGCTGGGTAGACACAATGTGACTGATGTGTTATttggcttttttatggggcacatGCAGTATGGTTTGGTTGAATACCTGTGGCTGTCACCAAATACTCTACCTGCCCTGTTCAAAATATGA